The following proteins are encoded in a genomic region of Opitutus sp.:
- a CDS encoding ribonucleoside-diphosphate reductase subunit alpha: MNSSLSHDLALNRSSLENPPAFAWRDCIPTDTPLLPSIVLLAPQGETRFDLAEIADTLGRAVTNVHLARGESAAIFTPESRTFVGRIVKEIAANLLAQALLTSPLRVSLNDLYELIEKTLVDNNAYDVAKSLLLNRSRKLLTPAPHALGTIRVIRRNKQVVPFIAQKIEIAVRKSFLSLHSDSTSAMAITKAVSARVTASKQSFIHIEEIQDMVQEELMKAGHFKVAEAYILYRAHRNEERATADDSAVAAGATAASVPAQPAQIVIKLANGETSVWNRSELKARIAFASIGLDLCLSNEAIEQELLRSVFDQISKKDLDQTIVLNSKTLIEKDADFAKFSGRIQLTYIYEEVLGWDILKDGIVKLRAFHVAAFKKYLEYGISIKRLNPKLLAFNLDKLGAALDPTADLEFDFLGIQTIYDRYLIIDKTGKTSRRIETPQFFWLRVAMGLFIDEPGDREAKVVGLYELYKNRRFCSSTPTLFNSGTLHSQLSSCYLYYVDDSLEGIMYRGIAENAQLSKWAGGLGGSWTAVRGTGAHIGGTNGESQGVIPFLKLHNDQLVAVNQGGKRKGSGCAYLESWHNDIFEFLELRKNTGDDRRRTHDMNTANWIPDLFMKRMEARSHWTLFRANEVPDLHELYGKKFEDAYVRYEQLADEGKIYSQKIEALDLWKKMLSMLFETGHPWITFKDACNIRSPQDHVGVIHSSNLCTEITLNTSNDETAVCNLGSVILENHLLPDGQIDHKKLRETIQTAVRALDNVIDINFYPTKAAEVSNRRHRPIGLGVMGLAHALYLRGHAFASPEAVEFNDEAMEAIAYYAYEASSDLAAERGTYSSYKGSKWDRGLLPQDTIDLLEKERGVTVEVPRGGRMDWAPLRAKIAKHGMRNSNVLAIAPTATISNITATSPCIEPTYKNLFVKSNLSGEFIVLNPFLVKDLKSRGLWNQEMIDNLKYFDGDLKDIEAIPADLKTKYLTAFDIDFKWVLEAAARRQKWIDQAQSVNLWLKTPDLKTLSHMYRQAWHVGLKTTYYLRTLGASNIEKATVGVKKEMRGAVSEGSLGGQNSGDIGGSHSGAELKANSSQLSAQKPVFTAEQKNACSIEAMRNGGECEACQ, encoded by the coding sequence ATGAATTCGTCCCTCTCCCACGATCTCGCGCTTAACCGCTCCTCCCTCGAAAACCCGCCGGCATTCGCCTGGCGCGATTGCATCCCCACCGACACCCCGCTGCTGCCGTCCATCGTACTGCTCGCGCCCCAGGGGGAGACGCGCTTCGACTTGGCGGAAATCGCCGACACCCTCGGCCGCGCAGTCACCAACGTCCACCTCGCCCGCGGCGAGAGTGCCGCCATCTTCACCCCCGAATCCCGCACCTTCGTCGGCCGGATCGTGAAGGAAATCGCCGCCAATCTGCTCGCCCAGGCCCTGCTCACTTCGCCCCTGCGCGTCTCCCTCAACGACCTTTACGAGCTCATTGAAAAGACCCTCGTTGATAATAACGCCTACGACGTCGCCAAGAGCCTCCTGCTCAACCGTAGCCGCAAGCTGCTCACGCCCGCCCCGCACGCGCTGGGCACCATCCGCGTGATCCGCCGCAACAAGCAGGTCGTCCCGTTCATCGCCCAAAAAATCGAGATCGCAGTGCGCAAGTCCTTCCTCTCTCTGCACTCCGACAGCACCTCGGCCATGGCCATCACTAAAGCGGTCTCCGCCCGCGTGACCGCCTCCAAACAATCCTTTATCCACATCGAGGAAATCCAAGACATGGTCCAGGAGGAGCTGATGAAAGCCGGCCACTTCAAGGTCGCTGAGGCCTACATTCTCTACCGCGCCCATCGCAACGAGGAGCGCGCCACCGCCGACGACTCCGCCGTAGCCGCAGGTGCGACCGCTGCGAGCGTTCCCGCGCAACCCGCCCAGATCGTCATCAAACTCGCCAACGGCGAGACCTCCGTCTGGAACCGCTCTGAACTGAAGGCCCGCATCGCCTTCGCCTCCATCGGCCTCGATCTCTGCCTGTCTAACGAGGCAATCGAACAGGAGCTGCTGCGCTCGGTCTTCGACCAGATCAGCAAAAAGGACCTAGACCAGACCATCGTCCTGAACTCCAAAACGCTGATCGAAAAGGACGCCGATTTTGCCAAGTTCTCCGGCCGCATCCAGCTCACCTACATTTACGAAGAGGTCCTCGGCTGGGACATTCTTAAAGACGGCATTGTTAAACTGCGCGCCTTCCATGTCGCTGCGTTTAAAAAATACCTCGAATACGGCATCAGCATCAAACGCCTCAACCCCAAGCTGCTCGCCTTCAACTTGGACAAACTCGGTGCCGCTCTCGATCCCACCGCCGACCTCGAATTCGACTTCCTCGGCATCCAGACCATCTACGACCGTTACCTGATCATCGACAAAACGGGCAAAACCTCCCGCCGCATCGAGACGCCCCAGTTCTTCTGGCTGCGCGTGGCCATGGGCCTGTTCATCGACGAGCCCGGCGACCGCGAAGCCAAGGTTGTAGGCCTTTACGAGCTCTACAAAAACCGCCGCTTCTGCAGCAGCACGCCCACGTTGTTCAACTCCGGCACGCTGCACTCGCAGCTCTCGTCCTGCTACCTCTACTACGTGGACGACAGCCTGGAGGGCATCATGTACCGCGGCATCGCCGAAAACGCCCAGCTCTCCAAGTGGGCCGGCGGCCTTGGCGGCTCCTGGACTGCGGTGCGCGGCACCGGCGCCCACATCGGCGGCACCAACGGCGAATCCCAGGGCGTGATCCCATTCCTGAAGCTCCACAACGACCAGCTCGTCGCCGTCAACCAGGGCGGCAAACGCAAGGGCTCCGGCTGCGCGTATTTGGAATCCTGGCACAACGACATCTTTGAGTTCCTCGAGTTGCGCAAGAACACCGGCGACGACCGCCGCCGTACCCACGACATGAACACGGCGAACTGGATTCCCGACCTGTTCATGAAGCGCATGGAGGCCCGCTCGCACTGGACGCTGTTCCGCGCCAACGAGGTTCCCGACCTGCACGAGCTCTACGGCAAGAAGTTCGAGGACGCCTACGTGCGTTACGAGCAGCTCGCCGACGAGGGCAAAATCTACAGCCAGAAGATCGAAGCCCTCGATCTCTGGAAAAAGATGCTCTCGATGCTCTTCGAAACCGGCCACCCGTGGATCACCTTCAAAGACGCTTGCAACATCCGTTCGCCCCAAGACCACGTCGGCGTCATCCACTCGTCGAATCTCTGCACCGAGATCACGCTCAACACCAGCAACGACGAGACCGCCGTGTGCAATCTCGGCTCGGTCATCCTCGAAAACCACCTGCTGCCCGACGGCCAGATCGACCACAAGAAGCTGCGAGAGACGATCCAGACCGCGGTGCGCGCCCTGGACAACGTCATCGACATCAACTTCTACCCGACCAAGGCGGCCGAGGTTTCCAATCGTCGCCACCGCCCGATCGGTCTCGGCGTGATGGGCCTGGCCCACGCGCTATACCTGCGCGGCCATGCCTTCGCCTCGCCCGAGGCCGTCGAGTTCAACGACGAGGCCATGGAGGCCATCGCCTACTACGCCTACGAAGCCAGCTCCGACCTCGCAGCCGAACGCGGTACTTATAGCAGTTACAAGGGATCTAAGTGGGACCGCGGCCTGTTGCCCCAAGACACGATCGATCTGCTGGAAAAAGAGCGCGGCGTCACCGTCGAGGTTCCCCGTGGCGGCCGGATGGATTGGGCGCCCCTGCGCGCCAAGATCGCCAAACACGGCATGCGTAACAGCAACGTGCTGGCCATCGCCCCCACCGCGACGATCTCCAACATCACCGCGACCAGCCCGTGCATCGAGCCGACTTACAAAAACCTTTTTGTTAAATCGAACCTCTCCGGCGAATTCATCGTCCTCAATCCGTTCCTCGTAAAGGACCTAAAGTCCCGCGGACTCTGGAACCAGGAGATGATCGATAACCTGAAGTATTTCGACGGCGACCTGAAGGACATCGAGGCTATCCCAGCCGACCTGAAAACCAAGTACCTGACCGCCTTCGACATCGACTTCAAGTGGGTGCTGGAGGCCGCAGCCCGCCGCCAGAAGTGGATCGACCAAGCTCAGTCGGTTAACCTCTGGCTGAAGACGCCCGACCTAAAGACCTTGAGCCACATGTATCGACAAGCCTGGCACGTGGGCCTGAAGACGACGTATTACCTGCGCACGCTCGGTGCCTCGAACATCGAGAAAGCCACCGTGGGCGTGAAAAAGGAAATGCGCGGCGCAGTGAGCGAAGGCTCGCTGGGCGGCCAAAACAGCGGCGACATCGGCGGCAGCCACTCGGGTGCGGAGCTTAAAGCTAATAGCTCACAGCTCTCAGCTCAGAAGCCGGTCTTCACCGCCGAGCAAAAGAACGCCTGCAGCATCGAAGCGATGCGTAACGGCGGCGAATGCGAAGCCTGCCAGTAG
- a CDS encoding glycosyltransferase family 2 protein: MPSAPISIIVSTYNQPAALDSIIAALLDQSTRPAEIIIADDGSNSDTAAVVHRHQAQHSVQVKHVWHEDQGFRKTIILNKAIAQAASSYVIFLDGDCVPSRQFLADHLGLAESGYFVQGRRAFIAESSVGDYLSGRVSLTQLALTGRLSGLFKAVRLPCPIVRKNQGQRGLIGCNLAVWRDDLVAINGFDEAYAGWGMEDSDLCSRLYHLGRQRKLVHGRALVYHLNHPVASRAQVQTNQARLAHVLTTRAVRCDQGLDRHRV, encoded by the coding sequence ATGCCTTCGGCCCCGATCAGCATCATCGTCAGTACCTATAACCAGCCGGCCGCGCTGGACAGCATTATTGCGGCCTTGCTAGACCAATCAACCCGTCCGGCTGAAATCATCATCGCCGACGATGGCTCCAATTCGGATACCGCCGCGGTTGTCCATCGCCACCAAGCGCAGCACAGCGTTCAGGTAAAACACGTCTGGCACGAGGACCAGGGGTTCCGTAAAACCATCATCTTAAACAAGGCCATCGCCCAGGCCGCATCCTCTTATGTTATTTTTCTGGACGGGGATTGCGTTCCCTCCCGACAATTTCTCGCCGATCATCTCGGCTTGGCCGAAAGCGGTTATTTTGTCCAGGGGCGCCGGGCCTTTATTGCCGAGTCTTCGGTCGGCGATTACTTGTCAGGCAGAGTTTCGCTGACCCAGTTGGCTTTAACCGGTCGGCTGAGCGGTTTATTTAAAGCAGTCCGACTCCCCTGCCCCATCGTCCGTAAAAACCAGGGGCAACGCGGCCTCATCGGCTGTAATTTAGCCGTGTGGCGTGATGATTTAGTCGCGATCAATGGCTTCGACGAGGCTTACGCGGGCTGGGGAATGGAGGACTCCGATTTATGCAGTCGGCTTTATCACCTCGGTCGCCAGCGCAAATTGGTCCATGGCCGTGCGTTGGTTTATCATCTAAACCACCCGGTGGCGTCGCGGGCCCAAGTGCAAACCAACCAAGCGCGTCTGGCCCATGTGCTGACCACGCGGGCCGTTCGTTGTGACCAAGGACTCGATCGGCACCGAGTCTGA
- a CDS encoding type II toxin-antitoxin system RelB/DinJ family antitoxin, translating to MAATTLFRSRVPTARLRNAEKILARLGMKPSDAFNIFLAQIEIRKDFPLTVSTSAERLLTTEQQGKEWEEKLGAY from the coding sequence ATGGCAGCAACCACCCTATTTCGGTCCCGAGTTCCCACGGCACGCCTGCGTAATGCGGAGAAAATCCTCGCACGCCTGGGAATGAAGCCCAGCGATGCATTTAATATATTTTTGGCGCAAATCGAAATCCGTAAGGATTTCCCCCTGACTGTTTCCACCTCAGCCGAACGATTGCTGACCACCGAGCAGCAGGGCAAAGAGTGGGAGGAAAAACTGGGTGCCTATTAA
- a CDS encoding peptidylprolyl isomerase codes for MSRNIVTFHYTLRDPQGRLLDTSAGGQPISYLEGAGQIIDGLDEALRGLSAGTKQFVQVPAAKAYGEHDPAQVQRVLKSLLPVEGELNPGDQFRAGADQFAPIVRVVEVDGDEVLLDANHPLAGVDLNFEVELTAVREASAEELAHGHAHQGEGGCCGGGEGGEHDHGHAHGEAGGCCGGKGGGEGCKGGGGHGHGEGAGGCGCSDKA; via the coding sequence ATGAGCCGAAACATTGTCACTTTTCACTACACGTTACGCGATCCGCAGGGGCGCTTGCTCGACACGTCTGCGGGTGGGCAACCGATTAGTTATCTGGAGGGCGCGGGGCAAATTATCGACGGGCTCGACGAGGCGCTGCGGGGCTTGTCGGCAGGCACCAAGCAGTTCGTGCAGGTGCCGGCGGCCAAGGCCTACGGCGAGCACGATCCCGCTCAGGTTCAGCGCGTTCTCAAGTCGCTTTTGCCCGTCGAGGGTGAGCTCAATCCGGGTGACCAGTTCCGCGCGGGTGCCGATCAGTTTGCCCCGATTGTGCGCGTGGTGGAGGTCGATGGCGACGAGGTGCTGCTGGATGCCAATCACCCGCTGGCGGGCGTCGATTTGAACTTCGAAGTGGAGCTGACGGCGGTGCGTGAGGCCAGCGCAGAGGAACTGGCGCACGGGCACGCGCACCAGGGCGAAGGCGGCTGCTGTGGTGGAGGGGAAGGCGGCGAACACGACCACGGTCACGCGCACGGCGAGGCAGGCGGGTGCTGTGGAGGCAAAGGTGGCGGCGAAGGATGCAAGGGTGGCGGCGGCCACGGTCACGGCGAGGGTGCCGGTGGTTGCGGCTGCTCGGATAAAGCGTAA
- a CDS encoding glycosyltransferase family 2 protein translates to MSASIPISVCIVAKNEGKNLPRLLASVKSWVGEIIVVLNNTTDDSEAIARSFGANVHRLPWQGFRDTKNAALALCTLPWVLTLDADEEVSPALKQDILSFFAGDGPTRFAGVKFPRKVWLINRWITHGDWYPDLSLRLFRRDAAKWGGDAHVHEKIEITGPLTTLKGDLHHYTMPSIYQYINKIPYFTDLALKQQIEKGRTFSIPSTLFRSFWRFFRAYVLRRGFLDGYPGLLIAVFTAFSTFVRYSRLYEHLNGRDAGTSPGVNH, encoded by the coding sequence ATGTCAGCATCAATTCCCATAAGCGTATGCATCGTTGCAAAAAATGAAGGCAAAAACCTGCCGCGCCTACTCGCCAGCGTAAAGTCGTGGGTTGGCGAAATTATTGTCGTACTCAATAACACGACCGATGACAGCGAGGCTATTGCCCGCTCATTTGGGGCAAACGTCCACCGCCTCCCCTGGCAGGGATTCCGCGATACCAAAAATGCAGCCCTCGCCTTGTGCACCCTACCTTGGGTTCTCACGCTCGACGCCGACGAAGAAGTCTCCCCGGCACTGAAACAGGACATTCTTTCGTTTTTTGCAGGCGATGGACCCACTCGTTTTGCCGGTGTGAAATTCCCCCGAAAAGTGTGGCTGATCAATCGCTGGATTACCCACGGCGACTGGTACCCCGACTTGAGCCTGCGCCTGTTTCGCCGCGACGCCGCCAAATGGGGTGGGGACGCCCATGTGCATGAAAAAATCGAGATCACCGGTCCGTTGACCACGCTCAAGGGAGATCTGCACCACTACACCATGCCGTCGATTTATCAGTATATTAATAAAATCCCCTACTTTACTGACTTGGCGCTCAAGCAGCAGATCGAAAAGGGCCGCACATTTTCAATTCCATCGACTTTATTCCGCTCGTTTTGGCGTTTTTTCCGAGCCTATGTACTACGCCGCGGTTTTCTCGATGGCTATCCAGGACTACTGATCGCGGTTTTCACCGCCTTCTCCACGTTCGTCCGTTATAGCCGACTCTATGAACACCTCAATGGGAGAGACGCTGGCACCTCCCCAGGCGTTAACCACTAA
- a CDS encoding glycosyltransferase family 9 protein encodes MSRPIAWQRVPLANDVKKILVIKIKYIGDVVLAVPALRALRARHPQAEIHVLTAEDAAHGLRHLPWINKVWALPRTRGKMRLKETLPMLRAMRRERFDASVDLVGNDRGAYLSRFIGAPRRLGVVVTDAGSPWLAKLMYNELIDDPDTTRHQSVRDYYILQAWDIPKPSSWEAEVKPDPTLAKTAAEWLPGNSLLLHVSTSQVKKEWASASWIELGQQLLKAKQTVVFSSGASAREQALLEPLRAAGFTCLPPTPGLDLFIAILARPKLFICGDTAPLHLAAGLGVPTIGLFGATSSSCWAPLGANQVAMQGAECVCSGHWRECQNNQPCLQAITPEAVLERALIILKLQR; translated from the coding sequence ATGAGTCGCCCTATTGCCTGGCAACGCGTTCCGCTTGCGAACGACGTCAAAAAGATCCTCGTCATCAAGATCAAGTACATCGGTGACGTCGTGCTGGCGGTGCCCGCGCTGCGGGCGTTACGCGCTCGTCACCCGCAGGCCGAGATTCATGTGCTCACCGCCGAGGACGCCGCCCACGGCCTCCGCCATCTTCCATGGATTAATAAAGTCTGGGCCCTTCCCCGTACCCGGGGGAAAATGCGGCTCAAGGAAACCCTGCCGATGCTGCGGGCCATGCGCCGTGAACGCTTTGACGCTTCAGTCGACTTGGTGGGTAATGACCGCGGCGCCTACCTCAGCCGGTTCATCGGTGCCCCTCGGCGTCTGGGCGTCGTGGTGACTGACGCCGGGTCACCGTGGCTGGCCAAGCTGATGTATAACGAACTGATTGATGATCCTGATACCACGCGGCATCAATCGGTGCGCGATTATTATATATTACAGGCGTGGGATATCCCGAAACCCTCAAGCTGGGAGGCCGAGGTTAAGCCCGATCCAACTCTGGCAAAAACCGCCGCCGAGTGGCTGCCGGGCAATTCCCTGTTGCTGCATGTGTCGACCAGCCAGGTAAAAAAGGAATGGGCGAGCGCCAGCTGGATCGAACTCGGGCAACAGTTGCTCAAGGCGAAGCAGACCGTTGTTTTCTCAAGTGGGGCCAGTGCGCGTGAACAGGCGCTCCTAGAGCCGTTGCGCGCCGCCGGGTTCACCTGCCTGCCGCCAACACCGGGGCTGGACTTGTTTATAGCTATTCTGGCCCGGCCTAAATTGTTTATATGCGGCGACACCGCCCCGCTGCATTTGGCAGCAGGATTGGGAGTGCCGACAATTGGGCTCTTTGGAGCGACGAGCTCGTCGTGTTGGGCTCCGCTCGGGGCCAATCAAGTGGCGATGCAAGGGGCTGAATGCGTGTGCAGCGGCCATTGGCGCGAGTGCCAGAATAACCAACCGTGTTTACAGGCCATTACCCCAGAGGCGGTATTGGAGCGAGCGCTGATCATTCTGAAACTACAGCGGTAA
- a CDS encoding peptide ABC transporter substrate-binding protein — MPLRFLAALTLLLALPLAGCRPRETAVEAARLSRTLLVGNGAEPSDLDPHVAVAFTDATLLVALFEGLTVIDEATSKPLPGAAASWDVSADGRTYTFHLRPEGVWSNGDPVNAQDFVFSIERILSPKLASDYAYMLDVLAGASDYTAGKLTDFEKVGVKALDARTLQLTLARPTPYLLSLTAHQAWYPVHPASVRNHGDIHARGTGWTRPGALVGNGPFVLAEWRPDQHILVKKNPRYYGAAQNHLEAVKFFPVADPGVDERAFRAGQLHVTYDVLPDRLDAWRREAPSQLRVDPFLEVFYVRFNTTRAPFDDVRVRRALSLAIDRDAIAGPVMRGSRAAAHSFVPPNTAGYTSTAAVPTDYPAARQLLAEAGFPGCKGFPKIEIKMNADPVNTKVFEAIQQMWRKELGIESSLSSMDFRVYIDTMQTLAFDVLRSRWVGDFNDPATFTDLFTSTSGNNNTGWKNPAYDRLVAAAALELETTRRFDLLRQAESILVEETPATPVFFGARTYLIHPDVQGWEPALLGIHRYQTIRLVP, encoded by the coding sequence ATGCCGCTTCGTTTCCTCGCCGCGTTAACCCTCCTGCTCGCCTTGCCGCTCGCCGGCTGCCGCCCGCGCGAAACCGCCGTCGAGGCCGCCCGCCTCTCGCGCACGTTGCTCGTGGGCAACGGCGCCGAACCCTCCGACCTCGACCCCCATGTCGCGGTCGCTTTCACCGACGCCACTCTGCTCGTCGCCCTTTTTGAAGGCCTCACCGTGATCGACGAGGCCACCTCTAAACCGCTGCCGGGCGCCGCCGCCAGCTGGGACGTTTCCGCCGACGGGCGCACCTATACCTTTCACCTTCGGCCGGAGGGCGTTTGGTCCAACGGGGATCCGGTCAACGCACAGGACTTCGTGTTCTCGATCGAGCGCATCCTCTCGCCCAAACTCGCCTCCGACTACGCCTACATGCTCGACGTGCTGGCCGGGGCCTCCGATTACACGGCTGGGAAACTCACTGACTTCGAAAAGGTCGGCGTGAAGGCGCTCGATGCCCGCACGCTCCAGCTCACCCTCGCCCGTCCGACCCCCTACCTGCTCTCCCTGACCGCGCATCAGGCCTGGTACCCCGTTCACCCCGCCTCGGTCCGTAACCACGGGGACATCCACGCTCGTGGCACCGGTTGGACCCGCCCCGGTGCACTGGTGGGCAACGGCCCCTTCGTATTGGCCGAGTGGCGACCCGATCAACACATTCTCGTGAAGAAAAACCCGCGCTACTACGGCGCGGCGCAAAACCACCTCGAAGCGGTTAAATTCTTCCCTGTGGCCGACCCCGGGGTCGACGAACGGGCATTCCGCGCCGGGCAGCTCCACGTCACCTACGACGTGTTACCCGACCGCCTCGATGCGTGGCGGCGCGAGGCCCCGAGCCAGCTGCGCGTCGACCCGTTTCTTGAAGTCTTCTACGTGCGCTTCAACACCACGCGGGCGCCCTTCGACGACGTGCGCGTACGCCGTGCCCTGTCGCTGGCGATCGACCGCGACGCGATCGCCGGCCCGGTGATGCGCGGCAGCCGCGCGGCCGCCCACTCCTTCGTGCCGCCCAACACCGCTGGCTACACCTCCACGGCAGCGGTGCCGACCGATTACCCGGCAGCCCGCCAGTTGCTCGCCGAGGCAGGATTCCCGGGCTGCAAGGGTTTTCCAAAAATCGAAATCAAGATGAACGCCGACCCGGTTAACACCAAGGTCTTCGAGGCGATCCAGCAAATGTGGCGCAAGGAACTCGGCATAGAAAGTAGCCTCTCCTCGATGGATTTCCGCGTCTACATCGACACCATGCAAACGCTCGCCTTTGACGTGCTGCGTTCGCGCTGGGTGGGTGATTTCAACGACCCGGCCACCTTCACCGACCTGTTCACCTCGACGAGCGGCAACAACAACACGGGATGGAAAAACCCCGCCTACGACCGCTTGGTAGCCGCCGCCGCGCTCGAGCTGGAGACCACGCGCCGCTTCGACCTGCTACGCCAAGCTGAGTCGATCCTCGTCGAGGAAACCCCCGCCACTCCGGTATTTTTTGGCGCCCGCACCTACCTGATTCATCCGGACGTCCAAGGTTGGGAACCGGCACTACTCGGCATCCACCGTTACCAGACGATCCGGCTGGTTCCGTAA
- a CDS encoding RDD family protein yields MQWYYAIGGERFGPVTHSELERLVQAGTIVADTLVWRQGMNEWQTLAAVRAVNPAWIAERRQATPPAVETPETDIAPLLSAPEILTDHTPELEALVYAGFWPRFGAYLVDFFLWWMVWQIFVGIVGTAYFPAAMAIAEHGPGYQPKPEELMVLVRFLGAACVIGLVWSIIYDAIFLLRFGATPGKLIFGLRVVQADGSPLSLMRIVARCMAKALTGLTLGIGFLVMAFDEHKRGLHDFICNTRVVKKR; encoded by the coding sequence ATGCAATGGTATTACGCGATCGGCGGGGAGCGCTTTGGACCCGTCACTCACTCGGAATTGGAACGCCTAGTTCAGGCCGGAACCATCGTGGCCGACACCCTGGTCTGGCGTCAGGGCATGAACGAGTGGCAAACCCTCGCCGCCGTGCGCGCCGTCAATCCGGCGTGGATCGCCGAGCGTCGCCAGGCCACCCCGCCCGCGGTGGAAACGCCTGAGACGGACATCGCCCCGCTTTTGTCAGCTCCTGAGATTTTAACGGACCACACGCCCGAGCTGGAGGCGTTGGTTTATGCGGGATTCTGGCCGCGTTTTGGGGCGTATCTGGTGGATTTTTTCCTCTGGTGGATGGTCTGGCAGATTTTTGTCGGAATCGTGGGCACCGCATATTTCCCCGCAGCCATGGCAATCGCCGAGCACGGTCCGGGCTACCAGCCGAAGCCGGAAGAGCTGATGGTGCTGGTTCGTTTTCTCGGTGCGGCCTGCGTGATCGGTCTTGTCTGGTCGATCATCTACGACGCGATTTTCCTGCTCCGTTTCGGTGCCACGCCCGGCAAGTTGATCTTCGGCTTGCGCGTGGTGCAGGCCGATGGAAGTCCGCTGAGTTTGATGCGGATCGTGGCGCGCTGCATGGCCAAGGCGCTCACCGGGCTCACCCTCGGCATCGGCTTCCTGGTGATGGCCTTCGACGAGCACAAACGCGGGCTGCACGATTTCATCTGCAACACGCGCGTGGTTAAAAAGCGCTGA
- a CDS encoding ribonucleotide-diphosphate reductase subunit beta, with protein MQKSFQVGTKTFVLDQDKAEAAFAAKKVINGRITMTFNLLPLKYQWAYDLYRTMKANHWEPEDVPMGKDIEQWRDTTLVSDIERWIIRMGIGYFSAAEGIVGDNIQHVVRELVTAPEIKLVLGRHAHEENIHADSLLYMISSLGINPHECEAMFEDIPTIVKKNEFVVNNSRNLRRDVDLTTVENKQALAKNIFLFGQCMEGTQFYGLFGMILSLYRQNKFPGIGQMFRYTLRDESNHIEVFRNLFMDLVEENREIWTTEFKEELRATMAEGVQLEKEFIRDCLPVNAVGLAIDEFLTYIDYIADRRLEGVGLAPLTPGAKNPLPWLAEMMDIKKEQNFFEGRVTEYQKSSALTNASDDDL; from the coding sequence ATGCAGAAATCATTTCAAGTCGGCACCAAAACGTTCGTCCTCGATCAAGACAAAGCTGAGGCCGCGTTTGCGGCCAAGAAGGTCATCAACGGTCGTATCACGATGACCTTTAACCTCCTTCCGCTTAAATACCAGTGGGCGTACGACCTTTACCGCACCATGAAGGCCAACCACTGGGAGCCCGAGGATGTGCCCATGGGTAAGGACATCGAGCAGTGGCGCGACACCACCTTGGTCTCCGACATCGAGCGCTGGATCATTCGCATGGGCATCGGCTACTTCTCGGCCGCCGAGGGCATCGTCGGCGACAACATCCAGCACGTGGTGCGCGAGCTGGTGACCGCCCCCGAGATCAAGCTCGTGCTCGGCCGCCACGCCCACGAGGAAAACATCCACGCCGATTCGTTGCTCTACATGATCTCCTCGCTGGGCATCAACCCCCACGAGTGCGAGGCCATGTTCGAGGACATCCCCACAATCGTTAAAAAGAACGAGTTCGTGGTGAACAACTCGCGCAACCTGCGTCGCGACGTCGACCTGACAACTGTCGAAAACAAGCAGGCGCTCGCCAAGAACATCTTCCTGTTCGGCCAGTGCATGGAGGGCACCCAATTCTACGGCCTCTTCGGCATGATCCTCTCGCTTTACCGCCAGAACAAGTTCCCTGGCATCGGCCAGATGTTCCGCTACACCCTGCGCGACGAGTCCAACCACATCGAGGTGTTCCGCAACCTTTTCATGGACCTGGTCGAGGAGAACCGCGAAATCTGGACCACCGAATTCAAGGAAGAGCTCCGCGCCACCATGGCCGAGGGCGTGCAACTGGAAAAAGAATTCATTCGCGACTGCCTGCCGGTGAACGCCGTGGGTTTGGCTATCGACGAATTCCTCACCTACATCGACTACATCGCCGACCGCCGTCTTGAGGGCGTGGGCCTGGCCCCGCTTACTCCCGGAGCCAAAAACCCGCTTCCCTGGCTGGCCGAGATGATGGACATCAAAAAGGAGCAAAACTTCTTCGAGGGCCGCGTCACCGAATACCAAAAATCCTCAGCCCTCACCAACGCCTCGGACGACGATCTCTGA
- a CDS encoding type II toxin-antitoxin system PemK/MazF family toxin, with product MPIKAHPGEVWIVDLGMAAKERPVLVLAFPLPDDARSLVVVAPLTSQIRGYRGEVDIGKPRWLPKQSAVNIQGLASIDHHALQRKLGTLSTVDMNAVKMALKDLLAL from the coding sequence GTGCCTATTAAAGCTCATCCAGGTGAGGTCTGGATCGTTGATTTAGGCATGGCGGCCAAAGAGCGCCCTGTTCTCGTTCTGGCCTTTCCGCTACCCGATGATGCCCGTAGCTTAGTCGTTGTCGCACCGCTCACCTCCCAAATTCGTGGCTACCGCGGGGAAGTGGATATAGGTAAACCACGCTGGTTGCCCAAACAGTCAGCGGTCAACATTCAAGGCCTTGCCAGTATCGACCACCACGCCCTTCAGCGTAAACTAGGCACCCTCTCGACCGTAGACATGAATGCTGTAAAGATGGCATTAAAGGATTTACTGGCACTTTAA